Proteins encoded together in one Orrella marina window:
- the selD gene encoding selenide, water dikinase SelD, producing the protein MNTSTEHDGSQPAKAAVSPTEPRLTSLAHGGGCGCKIAPGVLSELLAAMPAVQPYANLLVGTETADDAAVYKINDQQALIATTDFFMPIVDDPFDFGRIAATNALSDVYAMGGTPILALAIVGMPINVLSTRTIGEVLRGGQAVCQEAGIPVAGGHSIDSVEPIYGLVALGLAHPDQIRRNSNVRVGDRLVLTKPLGVGVFSAAFKKEQLDQQGYEAMIRSTTLLNRAGPQLASMDSVHAMTDVTGFGLLGHAHEMARAAGVSIRLHKDSVPLLDGVFELAQRGMVTGASGRNWNAYGSSVTGLPQGDLLWRSLLTDPQTSGGLLVSCSPDAVDEVLRLASQHGSTQAAVVGEVVAGAGIVDVV; encoded by the coding sequence ATGAACACGTCCACTGAACATGACGGTAGTCAGCCAGCCAAGGCAGCTGTCTCTCCCACAGAACCCCGACTGACCTCACTTGCACATGGTGGTGGTTGTGGCTGCAAGATTGCACCCGGTGTATTGAGCGAATTGCTTGCCGCTATGCCGGCGGTGCAGCCGTATGCCAATCTGCTTGTTGGCACCGAAACGGCTGATGATGCGGCAGTTTATAAAATCAATGATCAGCAAGCATTGATTGCAACAACCGATTTTTTTATGCCAATCGTGGATGACCCGTTTGACTTTGGAAGGATTGCCGCGACTAACGCGCTGTCCGATGTCTACGCGATGGGCGGCACACCCATCCTGGCACTTGCCATTGTCGGCATGCCGATCAACGTGCTGTCAACCCGGACCATTGGCGAAGTACTCAGAGGCGGTCAAGCCGTGTGTCAGGAGGCGGGTATTCCGGTCGCAGGCGGTCACTCGATCGATTCAGTCGAACCCATTTATGGGTTAGTCGCCCTGGGACTGGCCCATCCAGACCAGATTCGGCGCAACAGCAATGTGCGTGTTGGCGACCGCCTCGTACTCACCAAGCCACTTGGGGTCGGTGTGTTTTCTGCGGCCTTCAAGAAAGAACAGCTTGACCAGCAGGGCTATGAAGCCATGATTCGCAGTACGACCCTGCTGAATCGTGCAGGGCCTCAACTGGCCAGCATGGACTCTGTACATGCCATGACCGATGTGACCGGGTTTGGGCTGCTCGGTCATGCGCACGAGATGGCCAGAGCCGCAGGTGTGTCGATCCGGCTACACAAAGACTCGGTGCCGTTGCTCGATGGGGTTTTCGAGCTGGCGCAGCGCGGCATGGTGACAGGCGCATCTGGCCGCAACTGGAATGCATATGGGTCGTCAGTCACAGGCCTTCCCCAGGGTGACTTGCTCTGGCGATCTCTGCTCACAGATCCTCAGACGTCGGGTGGCTTGCTGGTGTCGTGTTCACCAGATGCTGTAGACGAGGTCCTCAGGCTCGCCAGCCAACACGGAAGTACTCAGGCCGCGGTGGTAGGTGAGGTGGTTGCAGGCGCGGGCATCGTGGATGTAGTCTGA